The Onychomys torridus chromosome 4, mOncTor1.1, whole genome shotgun sequence genome includes a window with the following:
- the LOC118581884 gene encoding signal-regulatory protein beta-1-like, whose protein sequence is MASALWKAEVLGPLLPTLLLALAAGKPFISLKGPEQRMVTSNSVTFTCTAGLFSSKNLSVIWLKDNNELLASAPQLVPISKDVYYVTSKSSVALAKQDIFSQITCEVTHGDLDEPLKMTINLSQVLLVIPTMNITMIRDHAHQRVNLTCHVNHFYPQNVQLTWTKNKNKILTPEISQATRNSDGTYSLKHTLQEDAKSNESTFSCWVFQYDQPPLWISITLGAQASHKHKAGKPFISLKGPEQRTATSNSVPFNCTAGPFSSGYFSVNWLKDNVKHPDSASLVPISKDVYYVTSKSSVALAKQDIFSQITCEVTHGDLDEPLKMTINLSQVLLVIPTLKITMIPDHVHPRVNLTCHVNHFYPPNLQLTWTRNKTKILTPVLPQVTRNSDGTYSLKHTLQEDAKSDESKVSCWVFQYDQPPLWISITLGAQASHMENGEGSSPLYPQGTVAVG, encoded by the exons ATGGCTTCTGCActttggaaggctgaggtcctTGGGCCTCTCCTGCCAACACTTCTGCTGGCATTAGCAG ctgGGAAGCCTTTCATCTCTCTGAAGGGCCCAGAGCAGAGGATGGTCACTTCAAATTCCGTGACTTTTACCTGCACCGCTGGCCTTTTCAGCTCCAAGAACCTCAGTGTTATCTGGTTGAAGGACAATAATGAACTTCTAGCCTCAGCCCCACAATTGGTGCCTATCAGCAAAGATGTTTACTATGTCACAAGCAAGTCATCAGTGGCATTGGCCAAACAAGATATCTTTTCTCAGATCACCTGTGAAGTCACCCATGGGGACCTTGATGAGCCCCTAAAAATGACCATCAATCTCTCTCAAGTGCTCCTAG TTATCCCCACAATGAATATCACCATGATCCGTGATCATGCTCATCAAAGAGTGAACCTGACTTGCCATGTAAACCACTTCTACCCCCAAAATGTGCAACTCACCTGGACTAAGAATAAGAACAAGATCCTGACTCCTGAGATCTCTCAGGCCACCAGAAACTCTGATGGGACATACTCTCTAAAGCACACATTGCAGGAAGATGCCAAATCAAATGAGAGCACCTTTAGCTGCTGGGTGTTCCAGTATGACCAGCCTCCACTGTGGATCAGCATCACCCTGGGAGCTCAGGCCTCCCATAAGCACAAAG ctggGAAGCCTTTCATCTCTTTGAAGGGCCCAGAACAGAGGACAGCCACTTCAAATTCAGTGCCTTTTAACTGCACCGCTGGCCCTTTTAGCTCTGGGTACTTCAGTGTTAACTGGTTGAAAGACAATGTTAAACATCCAGATTCAGCCTCACTGGTGCCTATCAGCAAAGATGTTTACTATGTCACAAGCAAGTCATCAGTGGCATTGGCCAAACAAGATATCTTTTCTCAGATCACCTGTGAAGTCACCCATGGGGACCTCGATGAGCCCCTAAAAATGACCATCAATCTCTCTCAAGTGCTCCTAG TTATCCCCACACTGAAGATCACCATGATCCCTGATCACGTTCATCCAAGAGTGAACCTGACTTGCCATGTAAACCACTTCTATCCCCCAAACTTGCAACTCACCTGGACTAGGAATAAGACCAAGATCCTGACTCCTGTGCTTCCTCAAGTCACCAGAAACTCTGATGGGACATACTCTCTAAAGCACACATTGCAAGAAGATGCCAAATCAGATGAAAGCAAAGTTAGCTGCTGGGTGTTCCAGTATGACCAGCCTCCACTGTGGATCAGCATCACCCTGGGAGCTCAGGCCTCCCATATGGAGAATGGAGAAGGCTCATCTCCTTTGTATCCTCAGGGCActgttgctgtgggatga